CCAGACGGCGTGTTGATCGAATTGATAGGAGGAGGCAGGCAACGGAGCACGAGTGGCAGGGTGGTTGGTGTCAGGGCCGAAGCCTCGGAGCCTCAGGATGCGCGCCGCTATTTCGTAGAGGCATTGGGTATGCGCCCGGATGGTCCCGAGTCCATGCGGCTGTATGCCGGCGAATACTGGCTCGAATTGTCACCGCGTGCCGCCGACTCGGCTCACTGTTCACAGCCGCCTGCGCTGGCGCGTCCTGGAATAATGAACATCGCTTTGGGCATGCGTCAGCCGGCTGACTTTTGGGCGGTCTACCGTCGAGTGCTGAAGCACGGTTACCGCTCAGCGACGGAGCCGATCGGCAACGGCATTTCCCACGTAGTCTATGTCCGGACCGAGCATGGCTTGTCGGTCGAACTGCTGCAATTACCGGCGTTTCTAGACGCAGTGTGGGGATTCGCCCGCCCAGGCTTGTGCGCACGCCTGGCTCAATGGGCGATTCGCGCGCTTGCGCGCAGCAACGCTGTGTGCGCTCGACCAGCAAATTTCGAGAGCATGCGGAAGGAAAAGGTATGGATGTAAAACGTCAATGGTTGGTGCCGCGCTTACGCTCGTTTAACTCGCGTATGGCGTTGATTGCTGACTGCCGCCACGACACCTACGAGGATATCGCGACGGCGCTGGAACAGTGGCTGACACTACTCGATGCTCAAAAAGTCATGCAGGCCACGGTGGTGGTCAACGGCGATTATTCCTGTGTGGTGATCGGCGCGATACTGGCGCTGTATTTGCGTGGCTGCGTGGTGGTGCCGCTCTATCTCGCAGACCAGGCAAAGATTGATGAAGTCGCTACGCTGACTCGGGCAAGATATGTGATCGGGGAGGTGAATGCCTTCGATTGCCGCTCCATCGAGATGGATGGCTCCGTGCCGCCCTTGATCGAGCGGTTGTTCGCGGCTAATGAGTCCGGGTTGATTTTGCTCAGTTCCGGGAGCACTGGCGTCCCAAAGGCGATGTTGCTCAGTCTCGACCGGCTGTTCGCCCGCTATGTCGACCAAGATGAATTCTCCCCGATGATCACTGCGGCCTTTTTGCTGTTCGATCATGTCGGCGGGTTCAATACCTTGATCTATTCGTTGTTTAACGGCGGCACACTGGTCAAGCTCAATTCGCGTGATCCAGGGCACGTCTGCGCCCATATCGAGCGCCACAAGATCGAGCTGCTGCCTGCGACCCCCACTTTCCTGAACATGCTACTGATCGGCGGTCGTGACCGCGAATACGACCTTGGCAGTCTCAAATTGATCACCTATGGCACCGAGAGCATGCCGCAATCCACGCTGGATAACGCGGTCAAGGCCTTTCCGGGGGTTCGTTTGAAGCAGACCTATGGCATGAGCGAACTCGGCATCTTAGCCACCCGCTCCGAAGCTAACGATTCGCTGTGGATGAAAATAGGTGGTGACGGCGTCGGCACGCGCGTCGTCGACAACGTGCTTTGGGTGAAAACCAAAACCGCCATGCTCGGTTATCTCAATGCCGCGTCGCCGATCGACGAAGATGGTTGGTTGTGCACCGGCGACGTGGTCGAAGTGCGTGAGGAATATTTCAAGGTTTTGGGCCGCGAGGGCGACATGATCAACGTGGGCGGCCTGAAAGTGGTGCCGGCCGAGGTTGAAAGTCATTTGCTGTGCCTTCCGTTCGTCAAGGACGTCGTGGTGTGGGGCAAGCATAGTCCGGTGACCGGCAAGATTGTGGCTGCCACGGTGCTGACCACTGAGCCGATGGACGTTTCTGAGGCGAAGAGGCAAATCG
The Chromobacterium sp. IIBBL 290-4 DNA segment above includes these coding regions:
- a CDS encoding VOC family protein encodes the protein MRQRQPSLCQIAIVTVDAVRSRRFYCALLDLRPTGEFPVVGSRAASLFELPHIRATNHWLAGSRQFFQIELFEFEEPEPSATNPGQGYNCIVVEVADAESTICSLASQGLLAAEGTWLCPCTGHALLRDPDGVLIELIGGGRQRSTSGRVVGVRAEASEPQDARRYFVEALGMRPDGPESMRLYAGEYWLELSPRAADSAHCSQPPALARPGIMNIALGMRQPADFWAVYRRVLKHGYRSATEPIGNGISHVVYVRTEHGLSVELLQLPAFLDAVWGFARPGLCARLAQWAIRALARSNAVCARPANFESMRKEKVWM
- a CDS encoding fatty acid--CoA ligase family protein produces the protein MDVKRQWLVPRLRSFNSRMALIADCRHDTYEDIATALEQWLTLLDAQKVMQATVVVNGDYSCVVIGAILALYLRGCVVVPLYLADQAKIDEVATLTRARYVIGEVNAFDCRSIEMDGSVPPLIERLFAANESGLILLSSGSTGVPKAMLLSLDRLFARYVDQDEFSPMITAAFLLFDHVGGFNTLIYSLFNGGTLVKLNSRDPGHVCAHIERHKIELLPATPTFLNMLLIGGRDREYDLGSLKLITYGTESMPQSTLDNAVKAFPGVRLKQTYGMSELGILATRSEANDSLWMKIGGDGVGTRVVDNVLWVKTKTAMLGYLNAASPIDEDGWLCTGDVVEVREEYFKVLGREGDMINVGGLKVVPAEVESHLLCLPFVKDVVVWGKHSPVTGKIVAATVLTTEPMDVSEAKRQIVLHCRERLEPFKVPKFIEFAEGQLHSERFKKVKVRPQ